From the Planifilum fulgidum genome, one window contains:
- a CDS encoding DUF47 domain-containing protein, whose product MLHLKKKGTELLDLLIQSAENTYQASLIFRKAMNGDLNPTAYIQELNDLEKKGDQITRQIYTDLDQVFVTPLDREDIITLASKIDDVIDGIEATISRFDYLDIPYTDQTMKQFAEVLVSSCEHILSAMKLLSQKKYLQIREHTIEINHLENEGNRLMREGIRTIFTNPRDPYHDFKLKEVYERLERVTDCCEDVADILDSVLLRYA is encoded by the coding sequence TTGCTGCACTTAAAAAAGAAAGGAACGGAATTGCTTGATCTGTTGATCCAAAGCGCCGAAAACACATATCAGGCCTCCCTCATTTTCCGGAAGGCCATGAACGGAGACCTGAATCCAACCGCTTACATTCAGGAACTCAACGATTTGGAAAAGAAGGGCGATCAAATCACCCGCCAAATTTACACGGACCTGGATCAGGTCTTCGTGACCCCGCTCGACCGGGAAGACATTATCACTTTGGCCTCCAAAATCGATGACGTCATCGACGGCATCGAGGCCACCATTTCCCGATTCGATTACCTGGACATCCCCTATACGGATCAGACGATGAAACAATTTGCCGAAGTGCTGGTCTCCTCCTGCGAACACATCCTCTCCGCCATGAAACTTCTCTCCCAAAAGAAATACCTGCAAATCCGCGAGCACACCATTGAAATCAACCATCTGGAAAACGAAGGGAACCGCTTGATGCGGGAAGGAATTCGCACCATTTTCACCAATCCCCGCGATCCCTACCATGACTTCAAACTGAAGGAAGTTTACGAGCGGCTGGAGAGAGTGACCGATTGCTGCGAAGACGTGGCCGACATTTTGGACAGCGTGTTGCTGCGTTATGCCTGA
- the glnA gene encoding type I glutamate--ammonia ligase, which translates to MAGRYTREDIMKMVEEENVRYIRLQFTDLLGTIKNVEIPRSQLEKALDNKLMFDGSSIEGFVRIEESDMYLYPDLDSWVIYPWTSGTEGKVAGLICDVYLPDGRPFPGDPRSILKRVLKEAEEMGFTAFNVGTEPEFFLFKSDEKGEPTLDLNDKGGYFDLAPLDLGENCRRDIVVTLDQLGFEVEASHHEVAPGQHEIDFKYANAVQTADNIQIFKLVVKNIARRYGLHATFMPKPLYGVNGSGMHCHMSLFRGDENAFYDERDELGLSQIARHFLAGILKHARSFAAITNPLVNSYKRLVPGYEAPCYVAWSPKNRSPLVRIPASRGLSTRIEVRNPDPAANPYLALAVMLKAGLDGIKNELPLPEQVDRNIYVMDDAERRAAGIESLPSTLKEALEELQRNPVICEALGEHALTHFVQAKEIEWDMFRMQVHPWEREQYMSLY; encoded by the coding sequence ATGGCTGGAAGATATACCCGGGAAGATATCATGAAAATGGTGGAAGAGGAGAATGTCCGGTATATCCGGCTGCAGTTTACCGATTTGCTCGGCACCATCAAGAACGTGGAAATCCCCCGCAGCCAACTGGAAAAGGCGCTGGACAACAAGTTGATGTTCGACGGATCGTCGATCGAAGGGTTTGTCCGCATCGAGGAATCGGATATGTACCTGTATCCCGATCTCGATTCCTGGGTGATTTATCCCTGGACGTCCGGGACGGAGGGGAAAGTGGCCGGTTTGATCTGTGACGTCTATTTGCCGGACGGCAGACCCTTTCCCGGCGATCCGCGAAGCATTTTGAAAAGGGTGCTCAAGGAAGCGGAGGAGATGGGCTTTACCGCCTTCAACGTGGGGACGGAACCGGAATTTTTCCTGTTCAAGTCCGATGAAAAAGGGGAGCCCACCTTGGATCTGAACGACAAAGGCGGCTATTTTGACCTGGCTCCCCTGGACCTGGGCGAAAACTGCCGGCGGGATATCGTGGTCACCCTGGACCAACTGGGTTTCGAAGTGGAGGCTTCCCACCACGAAGTGGCCCCGGGACAGCACGAAATCGATTTTAAGTATGCCAATGCGGTGCAGACGGCGGACAACATCCAGATCTTCAAACTGGTGGTGAAGAATATCGCCCGCCGGTACGGATTGCACGCCACGTTCATGCCAAAGCCCCTCTACGGCGTGAACGGGTCGGGGATGCACTGCCACATGTCGCTGTTCCGGGGGGATGAGAACGCCTTTTACGACGAAAGGGACGAACTGGGCCTTTCCCAAATCGCCCGCCACTTTCTGGCCGGCATCCTGAAGCACGCCCGCTCCTTCGCGGCGATCACCAATCCCCTGGTCAATTCCTACAAGCGGCTGGTGCCCGGTTATGAAGCCCCGTGCTACGTGGCGTGGTCGCCGAAAAACCGAAGTCCCCTGGTCCGCATTCCGGCTTCCCGGGGATTGAGCACCCGGATCGAAGTGCGCAACCCCGATCCCGCGGCCAATCCTTATCTGGCGCTGGCGGTGATGCTGAAGGCCGGGCTGGACGGCATCAAAAACGAGCTGCCTCTTCCGGAGCAAGTGGATCGCAACATTTACGTCATGGACGATGCGGAACGGCGCGCCGCGGGAATCGAGAGCCTGCCTTCCACTCTGAAGGAAGCACTGGAGGAATTGCAGCGGAATCCGGTGATCTGCGAAGCCCTCGGGGAACACGCCCTGACCCACTTCGTCCAAGCGAAGGAGATCGAGTGGGACATGTTCCGCATGCAAGTGCATCCCTGGGAACGGGAGCAGTATATGTCGCTGTACTGA
- a CDS encoding ammonium transporter — MDAVARSVDMVWVTLSAILVIFMQAGFALLEAGSTRMKNAGHIAGKQVLSFALAGIAFWAVGYAIAFGEGTPLFGTGGWFLRFPAEEGGIPTEILFLFQLAFAAVSLAIAWGGFAERAKLGAYFLFGTLFVAVIYPVAAHWIWGGGWLSTLGKQDFAGSTVVHLQGGIAALVATLMLGPRIGKFNRDGTANPLPGHNQVYTVLGVLIIWIGWFGFNPGSTLSAQDGFFGYVALTTNLAAASGAIAALLAVRIFTGKADIAMMLNGVLAALVAITASCAFVEPWAAVIIGGVAGALAVFSVFYLERRGVDDPIYAFSVHGVAGIWGTLSTGIFASPRLVEIVGVGGPGLLYGGGLRQLLIQLLGVTVTALYVAIASFVALWVIDRLFGLRVSEEEERMGLDLSEHGAYGYPEQLTPSGDVVTVVRRASAEEAS; from the coding sequence ATGGATGCGGTCGCACGTTCGGTCGACATGGTCTGGGTCACCCTGAGCGCGATTCTTGTGATTTTCATGCAGGCGGGCTTTGCGCTGTTGGAGGCGGGATCCACCCGCATGAAAAATGCCGGCCACATCGCCGGCAAGCAGGTGCTCAGTTTCGCCCTGGCCGGCATCGCGTTTTGGGCTGTGGGGTATGCCATCGCCTTCGGAGAGGGCACTCCGCTGTTCGGAACCGGCGGGTGGTTTCTCCGTTTCCCCGCCGAAGAGGGGGGAATCCCGACGGAAATCCTGTTTTTGTTCCAGTTGGCCTTTGCCGCGGTTTCCCTGGCCATCGCCTGGGGCGGGTTTGCCGAACGGGCCAAACTGGGCGCCTATTTCCTTTTCGGGACGCTGTTTGTCGCGGTGATTTATCCGGTTGCCGCCCATTGGATTTGGGGAGGCGGCTGGCTGTCGACGCTCGGCAAGCAGGATTTTGCCGGTTCCACGGTGGTTCACCTGCAAGGCGGAATCGCGGCGCTGGTGGCAACGCTCATGCTCGGTCCCCGGATCGGCAAATTCAACCGGGACGGCACGGCCAACCCCCTGCCGGGACACAACCAGGTGTATACCGTGTTGGGCGTGTTGATCATCTGGATCGGATGGTTCGGGTTCAATCCGGGCAGCACCCTGTCGGCGCAGGACGGCTTCTTCGGCTACGTCGCACTGACGACCAACCTGGCTGCCGCCAGCGGCGCCATTGCGGCCCTGCTCGCCGTCCGGATCTTCACGGGCAAGGCGGATATCGCGATGATGCTGAACGGCGTGTTGGCCGCCCTGGTGGCCATCACGGCATCCTGCGCCTTTGTCGAGCCCTGGGCTGCGGTGATTATCGGAGGGGTTGCCGGGGCGCTGGCGGTGTTTTCCGTTTTCTATTTGGAGCGGAGGGGGGTGGATGATCCCATCTACGCCTTTTCCGTTCACGGGGTGGCCGGAATCTGGGGAACCTTGTCCACGGGGATTTTCGCATCGCCGCGCCTGGTCGAGATCGTGGGCGTGGGAGGTCCGGGTCTTCTCTATGGGGGCGGGCTCAGGCAGCTTTTGATTCAGTTGCTGGGGGTGACGGTGACCGCCCTGTATGTGGCGATCGCCTCCTTTGTCGCCCTGTGGGTGATTGACCGGCTGTTCGGATTGCGCGTTTCGGAGGAAGAGGAAAGGATGGGATTGGATCTGAGTGAGCACGGCGCATATGGATATCCGGAACAGCTGACGCCGTCCGGCGACGTGGTGACTGTGGTCCGGAGAGCGTCGGCGGAGGAAGCATCATAA
- a CDS encoding MerR family transcriptional regulator: MRDSVRRNMPLFPMGIVTKLTELTPRQIRYYEEQGLIKPARTKGNQRLFSFNDVDRLLEIKALMEKGVNIAGVKEVLSRPKAPLSEPVQPLAESESRRDLSEEELHRLLKRQLNELPVRPGQQHLIQGELSRFFH, translated from the coding sequence GTGCGCGACTCGGTTCGGCGAAACATGCCTTTGTTTCCGATGGGGATTGTGACCAAGCTGACCGAGTTGACTCCTCGCCAGATACGATACTACGAGGAGCAGGGATTGATCAAACCGGCGCGCACCAAGGGAAATCAACGCTTGTTTTCCTTCAATGACGTGGATCGGCTGTTGGAGATCAAGGCATTGATGGAAAAAGGGGTGAACATCGCCGGCGTCAAGGAAGTGCTGAGCCGCCCGAAGGCGCCGCTCTCCGAACCGGTTCAGCCGTTGGCCGAGTCGGAGTCCCGGCGGGATTTGTCGGAGGAAGAGCTGCACCGTCTGTTGAAGCGGCAGCTGAATGAATTGCCGGTCCGGCCGGGGCAGCAGCATCTGATTCAAGGGGAGTTGTCCCGCTTCTTCCATTGA
- a CDS encoding ABC transporter ATP-binding protein: MSEPLLRIRNLKTYFFQDDGVVPAVDGIDLEVRRKETLALVGESGCGKSITSFSVLRLLPERGRIVEGEILFDGRDIRLLPEEEMVRIRGNEISMIFQEPMTSLNPVMTIGNQIAESLILHQGLDKKAARLRTVELLKLVGFPRAEEIVDEYPHQLSGGMRQRAMIAMAVACNPKLLIADEPTTALDVTIQAQILELMREVKEKFDTAILLITHDLGVVAEMADRVVVMYAGRVVEEADVFRLFEQPAHPYTEGLLRSVPSLEEEQKRLYSIRGNVPSPDEWPKGCKFAPRCEKAWEKCRLAEPELMEIAPGHRVRCFLHETGEGDEG; this comes from the coding sequence TTGTCGGAGCCGCTGCTGCGAATTCGGAATCTTAAAACGTACTTTTTTCAGGATGACGGCGTGGTCCCGGCGGTGGACGGGATCGATCTGGAGGTGAGGCGGAAAGAGACGCTGGCGTTGGTGGGAGAGTCCGGTTGCGGGAAGAGCATCACGTCCTTCTCCGTTTTGAGGTTGCTTCCTGAACGGGGGAGGATCGTCGAGGGGGAGATCCTCTTTGACGGCAGGGATATCCGTCTGCTACCGGAGGAGGAGATGGTCCGCATCCGCGGGAACGAGATTTCGATGATTTTCCAGGAGCCGATGACCTCGCTCAACCCGGTGATGACCATCGGGAATCAGATCGCCGAAAGTCTGATCCTGCACCAGGGGTTGGACAAGAAGGCGGCCCGCCTCCGGACGGTGGAGCTCCTGAAGCTGGTCGGCTTTCCGCGGGCCGAGGAGATTGTCGACGAGTATCCGCACCAATTGTCCGGCGGCATGCGCCAGCGGGCGATGATCGCCATGGCCGTGGCGTGCAATCCCAAGTTGTTGATCGCCGACGAACCGACGACGGCTCTGGATGTGACCATCCAGGCGCAAATTTTGGAGCTGATGCGCGAGGTGAAGGAGAAGTTCGACACCGCGATCCTGCTGATCACCCACGATTTGGGGGTCGTGGCCGAAATGGCCGATCGGGTTGTGGTGATGTACGCCGGACGGGTGGTGGAGGAGGCGGACGTTTTCCGCCTGTTCGAACAGCCCGCGCATCCGTACACGGAGGGGCTTCTGAGATCCGTTCCCAGCCTGGAGGAGGAACAGAAGCGCTTGTACTCCATTCGCGGAAATGTTCCGTCGCCCGATGAATGGCCCAAGGGATGCAAATTTGCCCCCCGCTGCGAGAAAGCCTGGGAAAAGTGCCGTCTGGCCGAACCGGAACTGATGGAGATCGCCCCGGG
- the asnS gene encoding asparagine--tRNA ligase, with amino-acid sequence MLVRIGNIAEHVGESVKLGAWLYNKRSSGKIQFLQLRDGTGFIQGVLVKNQVSPEVWERARQLTQESSLYVRGTVRRDERAPGGYELDVEDIEIIQIAEEYPIALKKHGVDFLMDHRHLWIRTPRQRAILKIRAEIIRAIQDWLDGQGFTLVDPPILTPSACEGTTTLFSTRYFDEEAFLTQSGQLYMEAAAMALGRVYSFGPTFRAEKSKTRRHLIEFWMIEPEMAFTEHEESLRIQEELVSHVVQHVLRACRDELNTIGRDTAPLERVKSPFPRITYDEAVELLNREGMPFEWGEDFGAPHETKIAESFDKPVFVTHYPAKVKAFYMKPDPARPEVVLCADLIAPEGYGEIIGGSQRIDDPELLRQRFVEHRLPREAYEWYLDLRRYGTVPHSGFGLGLERTVAWICGLDHVRETIPFPRMLNRLYP; translated from the coding sequence GTGTTGGTCCGTATTGGCAATATCGCTGAACATGTCGGTGAATCGGTGAAGTTGGGCGCATGGCTGTACAACAAACGTTCCAGCGGAAAGATCCAGTTTCTTCAGCTCCGCGACGGCACCGGTTTCATCCAGGGCGTTCTTGTGAAGAACCAGGTGTCCCCGGAGGTGTGGGAGCGAGCCAGGCAGTTGACCCAAGAAAGCTCCCTGTATGTCCGGGGGACGGTTCGCCGGGATGAGCGCGCTCCCGGCGGGTATGAGCTGGATGTCGAGGACATTGAGATCATTCAGATTGCCGAGGAGTACCCCATCGCCCTGAAAAAGCACGGTGTGGACTTCCTGATGGATCATCGCCACCTTTGGATCCGCACCCCCCGTCAGCGCGCCATTCTCAAGATTCGCGCCGAAATCATCCGGGCGATTCAGGACTGGCTGGACGGACAGGGATTCACCCTCGTGGATCCCCCGATATTGACCCCTTCCGCCTGTGAGGGGACGACCACGCTGTTTTCCACCCGGTATTTCGATGAGGAGGCCTTCCTCACCCAAAGCGGGCAGCTGTATATGGAAGCGGCGGCGATGGCGCTGGGGCGCGTTTATTCCTTCGGACCCACGTTCCGGGCGGAAAAATCGAAAACGCGCCGCCATCTGATCGAATTTTGGATGATCGAGCCCGAAATGGCCTTCACCGAGCACGAGGAGAGTCTGCGCATCCAGGAAGAGCTGGTCAGCCACGTGGTGCAGCATGTGCTCAGGGCGTGCCGGGACGAGCTCAATACCATCGGCCGGGACACCGCTCCCCTGGAAAGAGTGAAATCGCCGTTTCCCCGGATCACCTACGATGAGGCGGTGGAACTTTTGAACCGGGAAGGAATGCCCTTTGAATGGGGGGAGGATTTCGGGGCGCCCCACGAGACGAAGATCGCCGAAAGCTTCGACAAACCGGTGTTCGTCACGCATTATCCGGCGAAAGTGAAGGCTTTCTACATGAAGCCGGACCCGGCGCGGCCGGAGGTGGTTTTGTGCGCGGATCTGATCGCGCCGGAGGGATACGGCGAGATCATCGGCGGAAGTCAGCGGATCGACGATCCGGAGCTCCTTCGGCAGAGGTTTGTCGAACACCGGCTTCCCCGGGAAGCGTATGAGTGGTATTTGGATCTCCGCCGGTACGGCACGGTGCCCCATTCCGGTTTCGGATTGGGTTTGGAACGGACGGTCGCCTGGATCTGCGGGTTGGATCACGTTCGGGAGACCATTCCTTTCCCCCGCATGCTGAACCGCCTCTATCCGTAA
- a CDS encoding DnaD domain-containing protein, whose protein sequence is MERKGSPHAALVHLLQEGSIALPAVLFSEYKRLGLNEGQVMLLLHLMVFQEKEGKSFPTVSELEERMSVPADQIVSWLQSLVRGGFLKIEEEIDRAGLRSERYDLSPLLHQLAASFLDRRVGSASEGEKEAVYQHLFRRFEEEFGRPLSPMECEMLTQWVDQDGYSEELILAALREAVFSGKASFRYIDRILLEWQRNRIRNAEEAAEYSRRFRQRGILYQGEERKPGSSSFTFYNWVNQE, encoded by the coding sequence ATGGAACGAAAAGGGTCTCCGCACGCTGCTTTGGTGCACCTGTTGCAGGAGGGATCCATCGCACTGCCTGCGGTTTTGTTCTCCGAGTACAAGCGCTTGGGTCTCAATGAGGGACAAGTGATGCTTCTTCTGCACCTCATGGTGTTTCAGGAAAAGGAAGGGAAGTCTTTTCCGACGGTGAGCGAACTGGAGGAACGAATGAGCGTTCCCGCGGATCAGATTGTTTCCTGGCTGCAATCCCTCGTCCGCGGCGGATTCCTCAAGATTGAAGAGGAAATCGACAGGGCAGGGCTGCGCTCCGAAAGGTATGATCTTTCCCCCCTTTTGCACCAGTTGGCCGCTTCCTTTCTGGACCGCCGGGTGGGCTCCGCTTCGGAGGGGGAAAAGGAAGCGGTATATCAACATCTGTTTCGCCGCTTTGAGGAAGAGTTCGGACGCCCCTTGTCGCCGATGGAATGCGAGATGCTGACCCAATGGGTGGATCAGGACGGCTATTCCGAGGAACTGATTCTGGCCGCCCTGAGGGAGGCGGTGTTTTCGGGGAAAGCCAGTTTTCGATATATCGACCGCATCCTGCTGGAATGGCAGCGAAACCGCATCCGGAACGCCGAGGAAGCGGCGGAGTACTCCCGGCGGTTCCGGCAAAGGGGGATTCTCTATCAGGGGGAGGAACGGAAGCCCGGGTCTTCTTCCTTTACCTTTTACAATTGGGTGAATCAGGAGTAA